Proteins from one Deinococcus actinosclerus genomic window:
- a CDS encoding phosphotransferase yields MSDPVRRETTLHLLLTRPGGAEVACRTLTVDTPVYYGEHVLEAARAAGVDGWLGRRLAFARRGVGEDGVTRTTCAWQLFTPELPDTAPVPDELRELADAARAPTRTPWFGPHWHAAALAWLDEELAAQGRPRLGEPVVLKHWQISLLWRVPTSGGDVYFKAVPEFFGREVIVTARLAAEVPGAAPPVLAGDERRGFLLLDGCGEAGGDPAAVLRQLAQVQRAARPLLPELNLRDRGPAYLLAQLDALFSDASLHADERGPHADALTPDEAAALRARRPALEAALERLRVGPIPLTLGHGDLHGGNVTTRGQQVTLLDWSDASLTHPFLDANPAYLCPDGTEPAVLDAARDAYLREWTDLAPLDDLRALHADATLAGEVYRALGYFDGIQGAVEDRREWAGAHLWHLRRLLPEPVSGA; encoded by the coding sequence ATGAGTGACCCCGTGCGGCGCGAGACGACCCTGCACCTCCTGCTCACGCGGCCCGGCGGCGCGGAGGTGGCCTGCCGGACCCTGACCGTGGATACGCCTGTGTACTACGGCGAGCACGTGCTGGAGGCGGCCCGGGCGGCGGGCGTGGACGGCTGGCTGGGGCGGCGGCTGGCCTTCGCCCGGCGCGGCGTGGGTGAGGACGGCGTGACCCGCACCACCTGTGCGTGGCAGCTGTTCACCCCGGAGCTGCCGGACACGGCGCCCGTCCCGGACGAGCTGCGCGAACTGGCGGACGCCGCGCGGGCCCCCACCCGCACGCCGTGGTTCGGGCCGCACTGGCACGCGGCGGCGCTGGCGTGGCTGGACGAGGAACTCGCCGCGCAGGGCCGCCCGCGCCTGGGCGAGCCGGTCGTGCTGAAACACTGGCAGATCAGCCTGCTGTGGCGCGTTCCCACGTCCGGCGGGGACGTGTACTTCAAGGCCGTCCCGGAGTTCTTCGGGCGGGAGGTGATCGTCACCGCCCGGCTGGCCGCCGAGGTGCCCGGCGCGGCCCCGCCCGTCCTGGCGGGCGACGAGCGGCGCGGTTTCCTGCTGCTGGACGGCTGCGGCGAGGCCGGGGGCGACCCCGCTGCGGTCCTGCGGCAGCTGGCGCAGGTGCAGCGCGCGGCCCGGCCCCTGCTGCCAGAGCTGAATCTGCGCGACCGTGGCCCGGCGTACCTGCTGGCCCAGCTGGACGCCCTGTTCAGTGACGCGAGCCTGCACGCGGACGAGCGCGGCCCGCACGCGGACGCCCTGACCCCCGACGAGGCCGCCGCGCTGCGCGCCCGCCGCCCCGCGCTGGAAGCTGCGCTGGAACGGCTGCGCGTCGGCCCGATCCCCCTCACCCTCGGGCATGGGGACCTGCACGGGGGGAACGTCACCACGCGCGGGCAACAGGTGACGCTGCTCGACTGGTCGGACGCCAGCCTCACCCACCCGTTCCTGGACGCGAATCCCGCCTACCTCTGCCCGGACGGCACTGAGCCGGCCGTGCTGGACGCTGCGCGCGACGCGTACCTGCGCGAGTGGACGGACCTTGCCCCGCTGGACGACCTGCGCGCCCTGCACGCCGACGCCACGCTGGCCGGGGAGGTGTACCGCGCCCTGGGCTACTTCGACGGGATCCAGGGCGCGGTCGAGGACCGGCGCGAGTGGGCGGGCGCGCACCTGTGGCACCTGCGCCGACTGCTGCCTGAACCGGTCAGCGGGGCGTGA
- a CDS encoding phosphoribosylanthranilate isomerase — MQVKVCGTTSVRDAVLSAEAGADALGFIFAPVSKRLVTPQVAREAGLSVGPSVARVGVFLNQGLDEVLRTAEAARVSAVQLHGPASGLYVTAVAAYYPVLRVVRPADLAAEADMWHGHQGVTLMLDAPEPGGGIPLDWDALRSLFPHGAWLAGGLGAGNVAAAMTALNPAGVDAVSRLESGPGVKDPAAVRAFVQEARRAAQSYPQ, encoded by the coding sequence GTGCAGGTGAAGGTGTGCGGCACGACCAGCGTGCGCGACGCGGTCCTGAGTGCCGAGGCGGGCGCGGACGCCCTGGGCTTCATCTTCGCGCCGGTCAGCAAGCGGCTGGTGACCCCGCAGGTGGCGCGCGAGGCGGGCCTGAGCGTGGGGCCCAGCGTGGCCCGCGTGGGCGTCTTTCTGAACCAGGGCCTGGACGAGGTGCTGCGCACCGCCGAGGCCGCGCGGGTGAGTGCCGTGCAGCTGCACGGGCCCGCGTCAGGTCTTTACGTAACTGCGGTCGCCGCGTATTATCCCGTTCTGCGTGTCGTGCGCCCCGCCGATCTGGCGGCGGAAGCGGACATGTGGCACGGGCACCAGGGCGTCACGCTGATGCTGGACGCGCCCGAACCCGGCGGCGGGATTCCGCTCGACTGGGACGCGCTACGCTCCCTCTTCCCGCACGGGGCGTGGCTGGCCGGAGGTCTGGGCGCGGGGAACGTGGCGGCCGCCATGACGGCCCTGAACCCCGCCGGGGTGGACGCCGTGAGCCGCCTGGAATCAGGGCCCGGCGTGAAGGACCCGGCGGCCGTGCGGGCTTTCGTTCAGGAAGCGCGCCGCGCGGCCCAGAGTTATCCACAGTGA
- a CDS encoding DNA polymerase beta superfamily protein, with protein MTRDLLPGTRVALHVPLPGLAQGTWGVVTGGAGSVYDVDFAGVVHAVNRVHLKVARADAEALPASQEDLRPFVQYACVMGSRAFGLETDASDTDVRGFYLPPARRHWSLAGVPEQLEFESPGREEVYWEAGKFARLALRANPNVLEVLASPLPLTVTPVAAALLDIRHAFLSRLIVTTYGEYVRAQLRRLENERRTHGEVRLKHLVHLLRLLISGAHALRTGEVLVDVTPHRDALLAIKRGETTWAEADAWRQALQADFEHAAAHTRLPERPDAARVEAWLLDARRAALDW; from the coding sequence ATGACCCGTGACCTGCTCCCCGGAACGCGCGTGGCGCTGCATGTGCCCCTGCCCGGGCTGGCACAGGGCACGTGGGGCGTCGTGACCGGTGGCGCAGGGAGCGTGTACGACGTGGATTTTGCCGGGGTGGTGCACGCCGTGAACCGCGTGCACCTGAAGGTCGCCCGCGCGGACGCCGAGGCCCTTCCGGCCTCGCAGGAGGACCTACGCCCCTTCGTGCAGTACGCGTGCGTGATGGGCAGCCGCGCCTTCGGGCTGGAGACGGACGCGTCGGACACGGACGTGCGGGGCTTCTACCTGCCGCCCGCGCGGCGGCACTGGAGCCTCGCAGGTGTGCCCGAGCAGCTGGAGTTCGAGTCGCCGGGCCGCGAGGAGGTGTACTGGGAGGCCGGGAAGTTCGCGCGGCTGGCCCTGCGGGCGAACCCAAACGTGCTGGAGGTGCTGGCCTCGCCGCTGCCGCTGACGGTCACGCCGGTCGCGGCGGCGCTGCTGGACATCCGGCACGCGTTCCTGAGTCGCCTGATCGTCACGACGTACGGGGAGTACGTCCGGGCGCAGCTGCGCCGCCTGGAGAACGAGCGGCGCACGCACGGCGAGGTGCGCCTGAAGCACCTCGTGCACCTGCTGCGCCTCCTGATCAGCGGCGCGCACGCCCTGCGGACCGGGGAGGTCCTCGTGGACGTCACCCCGCACCGCGACGCCCTGCTGGCCATCAAGCGCGGCGAGACGACCTGGGCCGAGGCGGACGCGTGGCGACAGGCACTCCAGGCCGACTTCGAGCACGCCGCCGCCCATACCCGCCTGCCCGAACGGCCCGATGCGGCGCGGGTCGAGGCGTGGCTGCTGGACGCCCGCCGCGCCGCGCTCGACTGGTAG
- a CDS encoding RNA ligase family protein, which produces MEGQEVVVTEKLDGENTSLYRADLHARSLDTRPHPSRTWVKAERGRFGHEIPPGWRLCGENVFAVHSLRYEALAGYFYLFSVWDDRNVSRPWDEVRDWAARLGVPTPRELYRGVWDEAALRALTVDTARMEGYVVRVTGEIGYAQFGRRVAKWVRAGHVQTDEHWLSRPVERNGLRDDPA; this is translated from the coding sequence TTGGAGGGACAGGAGGTGGTCGTCACCGAGAAGCTCGACGGCGAGAACACCAGCCTGTACCGCGCGGACCTGCATGCGCGCAGCCTGGACACGCGGCCTCACCCGTCGCGCACGTGGGTGAAAGCCGAGCGGGGCCGCTTCGGGCATGAGATTCCGCCCGGCTGGCGCCTGTGCGGAGAGAACGTGTTCGCGGTGCACAGCCTGCGGTACGAGGCGCTGGCCGGGTACTTCTACCTGTTCAGTGTCTGGGATGACCGGAACGTGTCGCGCCCGTGGGATGAGGTGAGGGACTGGGCGGCGCGGCTGGGGGTGCCCACCCCGCGTGAACTGTACCGGGGCGTGTGGGACGAGGCGGCCCTGCGGGCGCTGACGGTAGACACGGCGCGGATGGAAGGTTACGTGGTACGCGTGACGGGCGAGATTGGGTACGCGCAGTTCGGGCGGCGCGTAGCGAAGTGGGTGCGGGCCGGACACGTGCAGACTGATGAGCACTGGCTGAGCCGCCCGGTGGAACGCAACGGGCTGCGGGACGACCCGGCATGA
- a CDS encoding AAA family ATPase: MGALLAQLKAGEDVSFEAISGELTSFVPLLAQLPETRQDAQWHAEGSVAAHSALVVRWAHELADGAGLRGEQRAALILAAALHDVGKALTTRDVPDEEGVVRVRSPQHARRGRDALSFRLLDSGLPPSLIRTVLALVAAHHSLHRALDGNLDRGVTALARRAPLPLLTLLARADARGRVVRGADARVGEDTADLLELAAHELDVWDAPEPLADFRAQVRSLLPGAEDDLLALALGRGVADWEAGVIHTPHEAAQRVQAAARQGFPRLTVLCGPSGSGKSTLAAQLSGARVISLDALRAQLGRGPADQRAADQRVNGQVLQAAREALREGLRRREHVVWDATSLRRDQRAQVLGLGHDYGALTRLWVAWTPPGVAAQRNAARARVVPGAVLADQLRMLEFPDLGEAHEVTLHPPGGDVWTLDSPFPLS, translated from the coding sequence GTGGGTGCGCTCCTCGCACAGCTGAAGGCCGGAGAGGACGTCTCGTTCGAGGCGATCAGCGGCGAGCTGACGTCGTTCGTGCCGCTGCTGGCCCAGCTGCCGGAGACGCGGCAGGACGCGCAGTGGCACGCGGAGGGCAGTGTCGCGGCGCACTCGGCGCTGGTCGTTCGCTGGGCGCATGAACTGGCGGACGGGGCGGGCCTGCGGGGTGAGCAGCGGGCGGCGCTGATCCTGGCGGCGGCGCTGCATGACGTGGGGAAGGCCCTGACGACCCGGGACGTGCCGGACGAGGAAGGCGTGGTGCGGGTGCGTTCGCCGCAGCACGCGCGGCGCGGGCGGGACGCCCTGTCGTTCCGGCTGCTGGATTCTGGACTGCCGCCCAGCCTGATCCGGACCGTACTGGCGCTGGTCGCGGCGCATCACAGCCTGCACCGCGCGCTCGACGGGAACCTGGACCGCGGGGTGACCGCGCTGGCGCGCCGCGCGCCGCTGCCCCTGCTGACGCTGCTGGCCCGCGCAGACGCCCGGGGGCGGGTGGTGCGCGGCGCGGACGCCCGGGTGGGCGAGGACACCGCCGACCTGCTGGAACTCGCCGCGCATGAACTGGACGTCTGGGACGCGCCGGAGCCACTGGCGGACTTCCGGGCGCAGGTGCGCTCCCTGCTGCCCGGCGCGGAGGACGACCTGCTGGCCCTGGCGCTGGGGCGCGGCGTGGCCGACTGGGAAGCGGGCGTGATCCACACGCCGCACGAGGCGGCGCAGCGCGTCCAGGCTGCCGCCCGGCAGGGATTTCCGCGCCTGACGGTGCTGTGCGGCCCGTCCGGCAGCGGCAAGAGCACCCTGGCCGCCCAGCTGAGCGGGGCGCGGGTGATCAGCCTGGACGCGCTGCGCGCGCAACTGGGGCGCGGCCCGGCCGATCAGCGGGCGGCGGACCAGCGGGTGAACGGGCAGGTCCTGCAGGCGGCCCGGGAAGCGCTGCGGGAAGGACTGCGGCGCCGCGAGCATGTCGTGTGGGATGCCACCAGCCTGCGGCGGGATCAGCGGGCGCAGGTGCTCGGGCTGGGACATGATTACGGAGCGCTGACGCGCCTGTGGGTGGCGTGGACGCCGCCGGGCGTCGCCGCTCAGCGCAATGCCGCGCGGGCGCGCGTGGTGCCGGGCGCGGTCCTGGCCGACCAGCTGCGGATGCTGGAATTCCCGGATCTCGGCGAGGCGCACGAGGTCACGCTGCATCCCCCTGGAGGTGACGTATGGACGCTGGACTCTCCTTTCCCCCTCAGCTGA
- a CDS encoding DNA polymerase beta superfamily protein, translated as MDAGLSFPPQLTQYVRGHAFPLVFATVSGAHLYGFPSADSDWDLRGVHVLPLAQVLGLREGPGTWSLERDDGVVELDLVTHDAHKFAGLLLKRNGYVLEQLLSPLVVHSSAAHAALVALAPGVLTRHHAGHYLGFTVNQWRLLEKEAATPQGPRVKPLLYAFRTVLTGLHLLRTGQMEANLGVLNTGARLPFLEDLMALKRSGREAEPLPEPLEVYRAAHRQLLAALEAAPLSTRLPDAVPDAAQRAVSDWVVQVRLGALPLTAR; from the coding sequence ATGGACGCTGGACTCTCCTTTCCCCCTCAGCTGACCCAGTACGTGCGGGGGCACGCCTTCCCGCTGGTGTTCGCGACGGTCAGTGGGGCGCACCTGTACGGCTTTCCGAGTGCGGACAGCGACTGGGACCTGCGGGGCGTGCATGTGCTGCCGCTGGCGCAGGTGCTGGGGCTCAGGGAGGGGCCGGGCACGTGGTCCCTGGAGCGGGATGACGGGGTGGTCGAGCTCGATCTGGTGACGCATGACGCCCACAAGTTCGCGGGGCTGCTGCTGAAGCGGAACGGGTACGTGCTGGAGCAGCTGCTGTCGCCGCTGGTGGTGCACTCGTCGGCGGCGCACGCGGCGCTGGTGGCCCTGGCGCCGGGGGTGCTGACTCGGCATCACGCTGGGCATTACCTGGGGTTCACGGTGAACCAGTGGCGGCTGCTGGAGAAGGAGGCTGCCACGCCACAGGGCCCGCGCGTGAAGCCGCTGCTGTACGCGTTCCGCACGGTGCTGACCGGGCTGCACCTGCTGCGCACCGGTCAGATGGAGGCGAACCTGGGCGTGCTGAACACTGGGGCGCGGCTGCCGTTTCTGGAGGATCTGATGGCCCTCAAGCGGTCGGGGCGTGAGGCGGAGCCCCTGCCGGAGCCGCTGGAGGTGTACCGCGCGGCGCACCGGCAGCTGCTCGCGGCGCTGGAGGCCGCGCCCCTCTCGACCCGGCTGCCGGACGCCGTGCCGGACGCGGCGCAGCGGGCGGTGAGCGACTGGGTGGTGCAGGTGCGGCTGGGTGCCCTTCCGCTCACTGCGCGCTGA
- a CDS encoding metallophosphoesterase, which translates to MTLTAAPDVIELPALALVLLAGVPGAGRGAFAARHFTPDEVFDARAFPDADALRVAVAARLAAGELAVVIAPAIRPLERARWSALAREHDVKAVAVLLDEDRAVLEAHAGCTLSREELIAQVSELRRTAGGLRAEGFRQAWHLRGAQIGRVGVRRVPLRVDRRDLSGPFDLIGDVHGCLEELRDLLTRLGYRMTGDSVTPPAGRTAVFLGDLTDRGPDSAGVLRLVMGMVASGAALCVTGNHDEKLLRALSGKAVKALHGLDVTLAQLEAAGPAFQAQVQAFLEGLPAHLVLDGGRLIAAHGGLPAHLHGRGSGRARSFALYGDTTGERDELGMPVRRDWAAGYAGAPLVAYGHTPHAAPRWVGNTVNLDTGCAFGGALTALRYPERETLSVPARAAYAPPPRPLPPGRPQE; encoded by the coding sequence GTGACCCTGACCGCCGCTCCCGACGTGATCGAGCTGCCCGCACTGGCGCTGGTGCTCCTCGCGGGCGTGCCGGGCGCAGGCCGGGGGGCGTTCGCGGCGCGGCACTTCACGCCGGACGAGGTGTTCGACGCGCGGGCGTTCCCGGACGCGGACGCCCTGCGCGTGGCGGTCGCGGCGCGGCTGGCGGCGGGGGAACTGGCGGTGGTGATCGCCCCGGCAATCCGGCCCCTGGAGCGGGCGCGCTGGTCGGCCCTGGCCCGCGAGCACGACGTGAAGGCGGTCGCGGTGCTGCTCGACGAGGACCGCGCCGTGCTGGAGGCCCACGCCGGGTGCACCCTGAGCCGCGAGGAGCTGATCGCGCAGGTCTCGGAACTGCGGCGCACGGCGGGTGGCCTGCGCGCCGAGGGGTTCCGGCAGGCGTGGCACCTGCGTGGCGCGCAGATCGGGCGGGTGGGCGTGCGGCGCGTGCCGCTGCGGGTGGACCGCCGGGACCTGAGCGGGCCGTTCGACCTGATCGGGGACGTGCACGGCTGCCTGGAGGAACTGCGCGACCTGCTGACCCGCCTGGGCTACCGGATGACTGGCGATTCGGTGACGCCCCCGGCGGGCCGCACGGCGGTGTTCCTGGGGGACCTGACCGACCGGGGGCCGGACAGCGCGGGTGTGCTGCGGCTGGTGATGGGCATGGTGGCGTCGGGCGCGGCGCTGTGCGTGACCGGCAACCACGACGAGAAACTCCTGCGGGCGCTGAGCGGCAAGGCGGTGAAGGCGCTGCACGGGCTGGACGTGACCCTCGCGCAGCTGGAGGCCGCCGGGCCCGCGTTCCAGGCGCAGGTGCAGGCGTTCCTGGAGGGGCTCCCGGCGCACCTCGTGCTCGACGGTGGGCGGCTGATCGCGGCGCACGGGGGTCTCCCGGCGCACCTGCACGGACGCGGGAGTGGCCGCGCGCGGAGTTTCGCGCTGTACGGCGACACGACTGGCGAACGCGACGAGCTGGGCATGCCGGTCCGGCGCGACTGGGCGGCCGGGTACGCGGGCGCGCCGCTGGTCGCGTACGGGCACACGCCGCACGCCGCGCCGCGCTGGGTGGGGAACACCGTGAACCTCGACACCGGCTGCGCGTTCGGCGGGGCCCTGACTGCGCTGCGCTACCCCGAGCGGGAGACGCTCAGCGTTCCGGCCCGCGCCGCATACGCGCCGCCGCCGCGTCCGCTCCCGCCAGGGCGGCCGCAGGAGTAG
- a CDS encoding DMT family transporter — translation MTGAAGGEVRRGVLLGVTSAVAFGTLGIWGKLAGQAGLASFTTLGWRFLIVAALLLPVSSRGITGAQRARMLGVGLLYTLATTCYFGALERVSAGATSLLLYLAPAFVILLSWGLGRAPRRTQLGAVALAGAGLALVVGLPSAADRDAAGLGFAAGAGALYAGYLVASERLLGGVSALAATAHMALVSGVVFAALAAAQGTLHVPVGAAQWGPILALALLPTIVAVPALYGAIRALGATRASLLGTLEPLVTVALAAVILREQPGPGAALGGVLILAGALLAQWPAKPTPAAALAGADAAAARMRRGPER, via the coding sequence ATGACCGGGGCGGCGGGTGGAGAGGTGCGCAGGGGCGTGTTGCTGGGCGTGACGTCCGCCGTGGCGTTCGGGACGCTGGGCATCTGGGGAAAACTGGCCGGGCAGGCGGGGCTGGCGTCCTTCACGACGCTGGGCTGGCGGTTCCTGATCGTGGCGGCGCTGCTGCTGCCGGTCAGTTCGCGCGGGATCACGGGCGCGCAGCGGGCGCGGATGCTGGGCGTGGGCCTGCTGTACACCCTGGCGACCACCTGTTACTTCGGGGCGCTAGAGCGGGTGTCGGCGGGCGCGACGTCGCTGCTGCTGTACCTCGCCCCGGCATTCGTGATCCTGCTGTCCTGGGGCCTGGGCCGCGCGCCGCGCCGCACGCAGCTGGGCGCGGTGGCGCTGGCGGGCGCGGGGCTGGCGCTGGTGGTGGGCCTGCCGTCCGCCGCCGACCGGGACGCCGCCGGCCTGGGCTTCGCGGCGGGCGCAGGCGCGCTGTACGCCGGGTATCTGGTCGCCAGCGAGCGGCTGCTGGGCGGCGTGAGCGCCCTGGCCGCCACGGCCCACATGGCGCTCGTCAGCGGGGTGGTGTTCGCCGCGCTGGCCGCCGCGCAGGGCACGCTGCACGTCCCGGTCGGCGCGGCGCAGTGGGGGCCGATCCTGGCGCTGGCGCTGCTGCCCACCATCGTCGCGGTGCCCGCCCTGTACGGCGCGATCCGGGCGCTGGGCGCCACGCGCGCCAGCCTGCTGGGCACCCTGGAGCCCCTGGTCACGGTGGCGCTGGCGGCCGTCATCCTGCGCGAGCAACCCGGCCCCGGGGCGGCGCTGGGCGGCGTACTGATCCTCGCCGGGGCGCTGCTGGCCCAGTGGCCCGCGAAACCTACTCCTGCGGCCGCCCTGGCGGGAGCGGACGCGGCGGCGGCGCGTATGCGGCGCGGGCCGGAACGCTGA
- the priA gene encoding replication restart helicase PriA, whose translation MTPPAAPSLESWLVVVNLPIGPCDFAPPHGWAGAAPLGCRVLVPWRGALEVGLVVGGGDGRGGHRLREAVHVLDEPGRPWVTPATVTGVQGWAADARIPAGLIWGDLLGVGWQAEVTHMVRAVEGADLSMFARRPPTERWTDAGAFPDALLDAIREQGLLEERFTPRPRMRGAVAARPLDEVPSASRTATVLRAVTPAPAGLTAKQAQAAAWLSAHGPCDTLSAWAKGAGVSSGVVTAALNAGGAQYTLVAAPPPPAWTWLHEHGPVDTYAAWANSASADGVPLTPTQAGTLALRGWADTIEVPQPPPPLPEPWPQPDPAGAPDPLPEAPVWRLHGGRARARFALLAPRVTRLLTQGRGVLVLAPDHATLRRAWEGLSGLAAHAGTGAAQLTGTLNEAQRAHTWQLIRTGEARLVIGSGHALAAPLDDLALIIVLEEASDAHKLLSGSRAFLPDLATRIAAAHDAALALVGTTPAAESVPHPGAVLPPPRARVHVVDYANPPEQPELGPLSSVHLRLGDQGYPLSHDLARVLRQVQERGRQAALLAPRRGYSALLRCPGCDHTPQCRNCDVPLRFHREGRQLTCHQCGYHQPIPERCDQCGDPMWQARGPGTEWIAQEVQKLLPGFPVYRLDKDRQDDLTPLMRGESGVVIGTQLLLSHEPPPDLALIGVTLADTWLNVSDFRASERYHRLLRQLAEWHPTRAPMLLVQTFQADHPALKVMVEGRDTLAYPAAEERARAALNYPPHARLAQIEISARDQHKAQAAAQDLADALHGAGATAHEVLGPAPSPVARVRGVYPYHLFLRARNDTRLGELLRILDTRTWKAKIRVDVNPRGGL comes from the coding sequence GTGACGCCACCCGCCGCCCCCTCTCTGGAATCCTGGCTGGTGGTCGTGAATCTGCCCATCGGACCGTGCGATTTCGCTCCGCCGCACGGCTGGGCGGGCGCCGCGCCGCTGGGCTGCCGGGTGCTCGTGCCGTGGCGCGGCGCGCTGGAGGTCGGACTGGTCGTGGGCGGCGGCGACGGGCGCGGCGGGCACCGCCTGCGGGAGGCCGTGCACGTCCTGGACGAGCCGGGGCGGCCCTGGGTGACCCCGGCGACCGTGACGGGCGTGCAGGGCTGGGCGGCGGACGCCCGCATTCCCGCCGGGCTGATCTGGGGCGACCTGCTGGGCGTGGGCTGGCAGGCCGAGGTGACCCACATGGTGCGCGCGGTGGAGGGCGCGGACCTGAGCATGTTCGCGCGCCGCCCGCCCACCGAACGCTGGACGGACGCGGGCGCGTTCCCGGACGCACTGCTGGACGCCATCCGCGAGCAGGGCCTGCTGGAGGAACGCTTCACGCCCCGCCCCCGGATGCGCGGCGCGGTCGCCGCCCGCCCGCTCGACGAGGTGCCGTCCGCCAGCCGCACCGCGACGGTCCTGAGGGCCGTGACCCCGGCGCCGGCGGGCCTGACGGCCAAGCAGGCGCAGGCCGCCGCGTGGCTCTCAGCGCACGGTCCCTGCGACACGCTGAGTGCCTGGGCGAAGGGCGCGGGTGTCAGCAGCGGCGTGGTGACCGCGGCGCTGAACGCGGGCGGCGCCCAGTACACCCTGGTCGCTGCCCCCCCACCGCCCGCCTGGACATGGCTGCACGAGCACGGCCCGGTGGACACGTACGCCGCGTGGGCGAACAGCGCCTCGGCGGACGGGGTGCCGCTGACGCCCACGCAGGCGGGCACGCTGGCCCTACGCGGCTGGGCCGACACCATCGAGGTGCCCCAGCCCCCACCCCCCCTGCCGGAACCCTGGCCGCAACCCGACCCTGCCGGTGCGCCCGACCCGCTGCCGGAGGCGCCAGTGTGGCGGCTGCACGGGGGCCGCGCCCGCGCGCGCTTCGCGCTGCTCGCCCCGCGCGTCACGCGGCTGCTCACGCAGGGGCGGGGCGTGCTGGTCCTCGCGCCGGACCACGCGACGCTGCGCCGCGCCTGGGAGGGCCTCTCCGGCCTCGCTGCGCACGCGGGGACGGGGGCGGCGCAGCTGACCGGCACCCTGAATGAGGCGCAGCGAGCCCACACCTGGCAGCTCATCCGCACGGGCGAGGCCCGGCTCGTCATCGGCAGCGGGCACGCGCTGGCCGCCCCGCTGGACGACCTCGCGCTGATCATCGTGCTGGAGGAGGCCAGCGACGCGCACAAGCTCCTGAGTGGCAGCCGCGCCTTCCTGCCCGACCTCGCCACGCGCATCGCCGCCGCGCACGACGCCGCCCTGGCCCTGGTGGGCACCACGCCCGCCGCCGAGAGCGTGCCCCACCCCGGCGCTGTTCTCCCGCCACCACGCGCCCGCGTACACGTCGTGGACTACGCCAACCCTCCCGAGCAGCCCGAACTGGGGCCGCTGTCCAGCGTGCACCTGCGCCTCGGGGACCAGGGCTACCCCCTCAGCCACGACCTCGCCCGGGTGCTGCGGCAGGTGCAGGAACGCGGCCGTCAGGCGGCCCTGCTCGCGCCCCGGCGCGGGTACAGCGCCCTGCTGCGCTGCCCGGGCTGCGACCACACCCCGCAGTGCCGCAACTGCGACGTGCCGCTGCGCTTCCACCGCGAGGGCAGGCAGCTCACCTGCCACCAGTGCGGGTACCACCAGCCCATCCCCGAACGCTGCGACCAGTGCGGCGACCCCATGTGGCAGGCGCGCGGGCCCGGCACCGAATGGATCGCGCAGGAAGTGCAGAAACTCCTCCCCGGCTTCCCCGTCTACCGCCTCGACAAAGACCGCCAGGACGACCTGACGCCCCTGATGCGCGGCGAGAGTGGCGTGGTCATCGGCACGCAACTCCTGCTCTCGCACGAACCGCCACCCGACTTGGCCCTGATCGGCGTCACCCTGGCCGACACGTGGCTGAACGTCAGCGACTTCCGCGCCTCGGAGCGCTACCACCGCCTGCTGCGGCAGCTCGCCGAGTGGCACCCCACCCGCGCGCCCATGCTCCTCGTGCAGACCTTCCAGGCGGACCACCCCGCCCTGAAGGTCATGGTCGAAGGCCGCGACACCCTCGCGTACCCCGCCGCCGAGGAACGCGCCCGCGCCGCCCTGAACTACCCCCCCCACGCCCGCCTCGCGCAGATCGAGATCAGCGCCCGCGACCAGCACAAGGCCCAGGCCGCCGCGCAGGACCTCGCTGACGCCCTCCACGGCGCCGGCGCCACCGCCCACGAGGTCCTCGGCCCCGCGCCCAGCCCGGTCGCCCGCGTGCGCGGCGTGTACCCCTACCACCTCTTCCTGCGCGCCCGGAACGACACCCGCCTCGGCGAACTCCTGCGCATCCTCGACACCCGCACCTGGAAAGCGAAAATCAGAGTGGACGTGAACCCGAGGGGCGGGCTGTAA